The Homalodisca vitripennis isolate AUS2020 chromosome 7, UT_GWSS_2.1, whole genome shotgun sequence DNA segment AATAATAGAGATACTACATTTAAGTAAGTTTAGTTCAGAAGTTTTAGAATGGAATTTACCAATTACTTAccatatttatacaaatgtacataagttataaaatatattaatacatatttttctcacagacacacacacatatatatgcatcttttttatatattgtttaaaatagctATGACtgtgtaaatttgaaaatttccttACAATtggagtttatttaaatttacattacaaatgtAAGTTTTAGTTGCAAGCAATCATACGAGCAAAAATACTGAGTCATGTTAGGCCTCTCAATGGGTAAATTAGTCATAACATTAGTAGTTTCAATGGATGATATGAATGTTGGTCTGAAGaagtttggttattttttagCATGTGCAAATGGAACGCCCATACGTGGATTCGAACCCGAGTTACCTTGTGTAGAAACCGAGACTCTAATGAGCTAGCTGTCATTTACGACAGTCCTAACATTAAAACATCTACAGGACCGATtcaagaaatatttcttaaaattgtttattatttttagccATTTTGAATTTAGGTATAATTTTCAGGCAGTTATGAAATAAGACGCCTTTCTTCATGTCTTCTAACATTTTGCGTTAGAACAATACTAACAGCCTCAGAACTCAATATAACATCTTTACCTTCTCTTTTACGCAGGGTAGAGCTGCCTGGAAGGTCTGGAGACTTCTCCCCCTCCTCCAGGATACTCTGGTTCCGCCTCAGTTTGATCAGCAGGTCCAGGAAGTCAAATCTCTCCACGGACTGACTCTCCCGGTACTCGACTGCCGAGCGGATTGTTCGGGTGAAGAATTCAGTGACGTCTGAGTCCATATAGTTAAAGCAATGGATCTTTTTGAATATCGGAAATGCATTCATGAGGTACATTTTGAGCAGCATGACGACACTCACCTCATTGCTCTTCCTCCCCATCAGACAAAACTCCGAGTCCACATTCTCGAGTGAGTTTATCTCTACACCGTAGACACACGTGGCTATCACGTCCATGGTGAAACGAGACATGCAGTCCTTCACGTTCACGACACTGTTGTTCGAGGTGAGTTTCGTGAACGCTTTCCTCAGATCGGCACTGCACCTTTGCACCAAACAGAACATCATCTTCACCTTGGCGGCTGTGTACGCCGGGGCGAGTTTGTGCCTCATGTCTCTCCACTCCTGCCCCTTCAGGTTATACAAGTGGTTCAGTAGATACTCCGCGGGGTTCGGGTCCACCATCGTGTGATCTGTGAAGTTGCTGAAATCCTTTTCCAGAATATGACCGATCAGTTCAGGATCTCTTACGAGTAACGAAGGGTTCCTTATGTCGATGAGGCCGACGAAGCGTTCGTCTCTGAAATCTCTGTAGATCTGGTCGTACGTGATGCCTCTGTAACATCTGTTCCACACGTTTCGAACAGTGGACCCAAAAGGGAACACTGGTGGAACATGAGGCACCCCTCTCTCTTCCCAGTAGCCGTAATCTTTGACAAAATACACGTAAATGGCCCAA contains these protein-coding regions:
- the LOC124366981 gene encoding probable cytochrome P450 6a13, whose translation is MGMVIENTFAELIYGLIFIFWAIYVYFVKDYGYWEERGVPHVPPVFPFGSTVRNVWNRCYRGITYDQIYRDFRDERFVGLIDIRNPSLLVRDPELIGHILEKDFSNFTDHTMVDPNPAEYLLNHLYNLKGQEWRDMRHKLAPAYTAAKVKMMFCLVQRCSADLRKAFTKLTSNNSVVNVKDCMSRFTMDVIATCVYGVEINSLENVDSEFCLMGRKSNEVSVVMLLKMYLMNAFPIFKKIHCFNYMDSDVTEFFTRTIRSAVEYRESQSVERFDFLDLLIKLRRNQSILEEGEKSPDLPGSSTLRKREGLTIEEITAQTFAFFAAGYETTANTIMFCLYELACDNRIQDKLSWEVKEVLGRHGGDISYQALQEMSYMEQVIKESLRRYPILPYLTRTCSGNYKLPNSNVEIQTGHQVVIPVYSLHHDPNYFPEPFTFNPERFSHSSNLHPHVYLPFGEGPRMCIGKQFGLTSVKTALASLVSDYKISLAPGTDVPLKLKNNPFTTLPSKPLMLVFTRRNATVQ